Proteins from one Puntigrus tetrazona isolate hp1 chromosome 10, ASM1883169v1, whole genome shotgun sequence genomic window:
- the dgat2 gene encoding diacylglycerol O-acyltransferase 2, producing MKTILAAYSGVKKGSGSSILSALHDLPSVPWLTRSKIVKHLQVISVLQFVLSFLAMGIGCSLLLMYMFCTDCWVIAAIYTAWLIYDWNTPKQGGRRSTWVRSWTVWKYFRDYFPIRLIKTHNLLPSRNYIFGYHPHGIFCFGAFCNFGTEATGFSKIFPGIKPSLATLAGNFRLPVFRDYLMSGGICPVNRNSIDYLLSSNGTGNAVVIVIGGAAESLDCAPGMNSVTLKNRKGFVKLALMQGADLVPVYSFGENEVYKQVIFDDGSWWRAVQKRLQKILGFAPCLFHGCGLFFPESWGLVPYCKPITTVVGEPITIPKIEEPSQDVVDMYHAMYIRSLKTLFDNYKTRFGLNESDILQIH from the exons ATGAAGACCATACTCGCTGCATATTCCGGTGTGAAAAAGG GCTCAGGCTCCAGCATCCTCTCGGCCTTACATGATCTGCCGTCCGTGCCCTGGCTGACACGGTCCAAGATCGTGAAACATCTGCAGGTGATCTCTGTCCTGCAGTTTGTCCTTTCATTTCTTGCCATGG GCATCGGCTGCTCTTTGCTGCTGATGTACATGTTTTGCACAGACTGCTGGGTAATTGCCGCCATTTACACTGCCTGGCTGATCTATGACTGGAACACCCCTAAACAAG GAGGCCGCAGATCGACCTGGGTGAGAAGCTGGACTGTGTGGAAATACTTTAGAGACTATTTTCCCATAAGA CTCATCAAGACGCATAACCTGCTTCCCAGCCGAAACTACATTTTTGGCTACCACCCTCACGGCATCTTCTGCTTTGGTGCTTTTTGTAACTTTGGGACCGAGGCTACAGGATTCTCCAAGATATTCCCTGGAATCAAGCCATCTCTGGCTACATTAGCTGGAAACTTCCGCTTGCCAGTGTTTAGGGATTACCTGATGTCTGGAG GTATTTGCCCCGTAAACCGTAACTCCATCGACTACCTCCTTTCTAGTAACGGTACAGGCAACGCTGTGGTCATTGTGATCGGAGGGGCTGCAGAGTCTTTGGACTGCGCCCCAGGAATGAATTCTGTCACTCTGAAAAACCGCAAAGGTTTTGTGAAGCTGGCCCTCATGCAAGG TGCCGATCTGGTGCCTGTCTACTCGTTTGGTGAGAATGAGGTTTACAAACAGGTGATTTTTGACGATGGTTCTTGGTGGCGTGCTGTTCAAAAGAGGCTTCAGAAGATTTTAGGCTTTGCCCCATGCCTGTTTCATGGCTGTGGACTGTTTTTCCCCGAGTCCTGGGGTCTTGTACCATATTGCAAACCTATTACTACTGTTG TTGGTGAACCCATCACAATTCCAAAAATCGAGGAGCCGAGTCAGGACGTCGTAGACATGTACCACGCCATGTACATCAGGTCCCTGAAGACTCTCTTTGACAATTACAAGACCCGTTTTGGTCTCAATGAAAGTGACATCCTTCAAATTCACTGA